A stretch of Methanobrevibacter sp. YE315 DNA encodes these proteins:
- a CDS encoding metal-dependent hydrolase: MSSYKGHSIFAVILACMFFHSPLLIALTFIGANIPDFDHKFKKENVYKMIILGLVVFISLYMLKLPVLLGLIIVFVGVTFYFSEHRSFTHSLFGVLTLTSAVSLILISALELVIKVTPLNNHYLILGVLIALLSFLFLNKKLLMIFLPLFFLSLFIIPDGEVSYIEIVLGLLLGIFSHVVLDSFTPAGIKLFAPLSSKKVYRNFGLISIFILAVLSLLYHAPVLFRLFEMYVIN; the protein is encoded by the coding sequence GTGTCTTCTTATAAGGGACATTCAATATTTGCAGTTATACTCGCATGTATGTTTTTTCACAGTCCTCTGTTAATTGCTTTAACATTCATTGGTGCAAATATTCCTGACTTTGATCATAAATTCAAAAAGGAAAATGTCTATAAGATGATTATTTTGGGATTAGTAGTATTTATTTCACTTTACATGCTTAAATTGCCTGTTCTCTTGGGATTGATTATTGTATTTGTAGGTGTTACATTTTATTTTTCGGAACATCGCAGTTTCACACATTCACTTTTTGGGGTTTTAACGTTAACTTCGGCCGTTAGTCTGATACTGATTTCGGCATTGGAGTTAGTTATTAAAGTAACACCTCTCAATAATCATTATTTGATTTTGGGTGTTTTAATTGCACTTTTAAGCTTTTTGTTTTTAAATAAAAAACTTTTAATGATATTTTTACCCTTGTTCTTTTTGAGTTTATTCATTATTCCAGATGGGGAAGTTTCATATATAGAAATTGTCTTAGGTTTGCTATTGGGGATATTTTCCCATGTGGTTCTTGATTCTTTCACTCCGGCTGGAATTAAATTATTTGCACCATTATCTTCAAAAAAGGTTTACAGAAATTTCGGATTAATTAGTATTTTTATATTGGCAGTACTCTCTTTATTGTATCATGCACCTGTTTTGTTTAGACTTTTTGAGATGTATGTTATCAATTAA
- a CDS encoding monovalent cation/H+ antiporter subunit E, which yields MFLTRIGYGIIYFLDLIYEIIKSTIDVAFNGILRRNIDPVIVDVETVLERPVSQTILANSISLTPGTLSVDLDSENNIIKVATISPRKKEDIIPFEPYIKKMLE from the coding sequence ATGTTTTTGACTAGAATTGGTTATGGAATTATTTATTTCTTAGACCTTATTTATGAAATCATTAAATCAACAATAGATGTTGCGTTTAATGGAATTTTAAGGAGGAATATTGATCCTGTAATTGTCGATGTAGAAACAGTTTTGGAGAGACCTGTTTCCCAGACAATTTTAGCAAATAGTATTTCTTTGACTCCTGGTACTTTGTCTGTTGATTTAGACAGTGAAAATAACATTATCAAAGTAGCTACTATTTCTCCAAGAAAAAAAGAGGATATCATTCCTTTTGAACCATATATAAAGAAAATGTTGGAATAA
- a CDS encoding succinylglutamate desuccinylase/aspartoacylase family protein — MDFRKIEGFENLEMCYISNFSRGFISRNKNLLERLTWTPLTQFILEKSVYGTPIFKLGDGGNKILVLSGIHGNELPPQIANVKLLNEFINNDLNHTLYFIPFASPKSTMYNERTFNSMDLNRSSHINNSLSNLIIKAIVEEGIDFVGDFHSTSYNSNPGFESIFSSKSPSPESFLIANYISQDVGSDMISFDYAGSSYKGAVEDVCNLKKIPAITGEVLCPFGNVVGGSVEKSLSQMKSFLSYFGI; from the coding sequence ATGGATTTTAGAAAAATTGAGGGGTTTGAAAATTTGGAAATGTGCTATATTTCAAACTTTTCAAGAGGATTTATTTCAAGAAATAAAAATTTGCTTGAACGTTTAACATGGACTCCCTTGACTCAATTTATTTTAGAAAAATCTGTTTATGGAACACCAATCTTTAAATTGGGGGATGGCGGAAATAAGATATTGGTTTTATCAGGCATTCATGGAAATGAATTGCCTCCCCAGATTGCTAATGTCAAGCTATTGAATGAATTTATTAACAACGATTTGAATCACACTTTATATTTTATTCCATTTGCATCTCCAAAATCAACAATGTATAATGAACGGACATTTAATTCTATGGATTTAAATAGGTCATCTCACATTAACAACTCTTTAAGCAATTTAATTATCAAGGCAATTGTTGAAGAGGGAATTGATTTTGTGGGGGATTTTCACTCTACTAGTTATAATTCAAATCCGGGATTCGAATCAATTTTTTCATCAAAATCCCCAAGTCCTGAAAGCTTTTTAATTGCAAATTATATCTCACAGGATGTGGGCTCTGACATGATATCCTTTGATTATGCGGGATCATCTTATAAGGGGGCTGTTGAGGATGTCTGTAATCTGAAAAAAATCCCCGCCATAACGGGTGAGGTGTTATGCCCATTCGGTAATGTGGTTGGTGGCAGTGTTGAAAAGTCTTTATCTCAAATGAAAAGCTTTTTGTCTTATTTTGGAATTTAG
- a CDS encoding DUF4040 domain-containing protein, with amino-acid sequence MSKMLEFVLCIIIVLSAILALIQEDLLKAAILTGFSGGALAVLFQILLAPDVALTQAIVGAAIIPVFIALAVKKTQREDS; translated from the coding sequence ATGAGTAAGATGTTAGAGTTTGTATTATGTATTATTATTGTTTTAAGTGCAATCCTTGCTCTTATTCAGGAAGATTTATTGAAAGCAGCAATTCTAACAGGATTTTCAGGAGGGGCTCTTGCAGTTCTTTTCCAAATTTTATTGGCACCTGATGTTGCTTTAACTCAAGCAATTGTGGGCGCAGCGATTATTCCTGTATTTATTGCTTTGGCTGTTAAAAAAACTCAAAGGGAGGATAGCTAA
- a CDS encoding cation:proton antiporter, with protein MGFLSLGKNTKNVVYARIHIIGIFDVACIIAMIAIGQYLLAGIYFILAPFIAHAIANAYWKKEDRENNVDLQNVEVEVDENHPFFHPKEKMQALESENSEKLKADDRFSVTTLEIEEDE; from the coding sequence GTGGGCTTTCTTAGTTTAGGCAAAAATACAAAGAATGTTGTTTATGCAAGAATTCACATTATAGGTATTTTTGATGTTGCATGTATCATTGCCATGATTGCCATTGGCCAATATTTGCTTGCTGGAATCTACTTTATTCTAGCGCCATTTATAGCACATGCAATAGCTAATGCTTATTGGAAAAAAGAAGATAGAGAAAATAACGTAGATTTACAGAATGTTGAAGTTGAAGTAGATGAAAATCATCCATTTTTCCATCCTAAAGAAAAAATGCAAGCTTTAGAGAGTGAAAATTCAGAGAAACTTAAAGCTGATGATAGATTTTCTGTTACTACATTAGAAATTGAAGAGGATGAGTAA
- a CDS encoding cation:proton antiporter subunit C yields the protein MAQTQLAILLTSIALIVVGLYSAIFIDNIIKKIIGISFIEEGANLFIVAIGYKAGGVVPILMPGMDTSWFASNAAYPLPFGLVLTSIVIGASTLAVMLALVMVLYRKYGTLSTKVMLADTSKQEEYNE from the coding sequence ATGGCACAGACTCAACTTGCGATATTATTAACATCAATTGCTTTGATTGTTGTCGGACTTTACTCAGCAATTTTCATTGATAATATCATAAAAAAGATAATTGGTATTAGTTTTATTGAAGAAGGTGCTAATCTGTTTATTGTTGCTATTGGTTATAAAGCAGGTGGTGTTGTACCTATTTTGATGCCTGGAATGGATACATCATGGTTTGCATCTAATGCTGCTTATCCATTGCCTTTTGGTTTAGTACTTACCAGTATTGTAATCGGTGCAAGTACCTTGGCCGTAATGTTGGCTTTAGTAATGGTTCTTTATAGGAAATATGGTACTTTAAGCACAAAAGTAATGTTGGCTGACACATCAAAACAGGAGGAATACAATGAATGA